A genomic region of Paroedura picta isolate Pp20150507F chromosome 4, Ppicta_v3.0, whole genome shotgun sequence contains the following coding sequences:
- the TMEM121 gene encoding transmembrane protein 121, with product MVLPPPDKRHVCLTTIVIMTSMAFMDAYLVEQNQGPRKIGVCIIVLVGDICFLIVLRYVAVWVGAEVKTAKRGYAMILWFLYIFVLEIKLYFIFQNYKADKRNLETVARKALTLLLSICVPGLYLVLVALDSMEYIRTFRKKEDLRGRLFWVALDLLDILDIQANLWEPHKTGLPIWAEGLMFFYCYILLLILPCVSLSEISMQGEHIAPQKMMLYPVLSLVTINIVTIFIRAINMVLFQDSRVSTIFIGKNIIAIATKACTFLEYKKQVKEFPQNAIALELQQNSVPHNQTVHSTQGMAHEPSPTREILNT from the coding sequence ATGGTGCTTCCGCCTCCGGACAAGCGTCACGTGTGTCTCACCACGATTGTCATCATGACCAGCATGGCGTTCATGGATGCCTATCTGGTGGAACAGAACCAAGGTCCCCGTAAAATTGGCGTCTGCATCATCGTCCTGGTGGGAGACATCTGTTTCCTGATTGTGCTGCGCTACGTGGCCGTGTGGGTGGGGGCCGAGGTGAAGACGGCAAAGCGCGGCTATGCAATGATCCTTTGGTTCCTCTACATCTTCGTGCTGGAGATAAAGCTGTATTTTATATTCCAGAATTACAAGGCCGATAAGAGGAACCTGGAGACCGTGGCCAGGAAGGCCCTGACCTTGCTGCTCTCCATCTGCGTGCCGGGCTTGTACCTGGTGCTCGTGGCCTTGGATAGCATGGAGTACATACGCACCTTCCGGAAGAAAGAGGATTTGCGCGGGCGTCTCTTCTGGGTAGCCTTAGACCTCCTGGATATCTTAGACATCCAAGCCAACCTGTGGGAACCGCACAAAACGGGGCTGCCCATCTGGGCAGAAGGCCTCATGTTCTTCTACTGCTACATCCTGCTCCTCATCTTGCCTTGCGTTTCCCTCAGCGAGATCAGCATGCAGGGGGAGCACATCGCCCCCCAGAAAATGATGCTCTACCCGGTCTTGAGCCTGGTGACCATCAACATCGTCACCATATTCATCCGGGCCATCAACATGGTCTTGTTCCAAGACAGCCGGGTGTCCACCATCTTCATCGGCAAGAACATCATCGCCATCGCCACCAAAGCCTGCACGTTCCTCGAGTACAAGAAGCAGGTGAAGGAATTCCCCCAGAACGCCATCGCCCTCGAGCTGCAGCAGAACTCGGTGCCCCACAACCAGACTGTCCACAGTACGCAAGGCATGGCCCACGAGCCCTCGCCGACCAGGGAGATCTTGAATACATGA